A portion of the Pseudorasbora parva isolate DD20220531a chromosome 1, ASM2467924v1, whole genome shotgun sequence genome contains these proteins:
- the plekhf1 gene encoding pleckstrin homology domain-containing family F member 1, whose protein sequence is MAEHLTFTIENQERIRVVANSFGRAGKVLLKPGRILVGEGCLLKMCRRGPKPKVFFLFNDILVYGSIMVPGRWNNKQKIIPLEQVQQEDLEDGMAMANQWLIRMPHKSFYVSAASPEEKTAWMGHIEKCKALHVQTKGLPTDCVAEKFAATWIPDMASAICMRCSKRFSVAIRRHHCRRCGYIVCRACSKNRALLPNISSKPVRICQHCVSTTQDEQRQKRKNVKHWKKNSIDDSPMQPEFETSSDEELEDESRYQVPTKWFNNQVENEDYSQYSFIKPEHINPPVN, encoded by the coding sequence ATGGCAGAACATCTTACCTTTACTATTGAGAACCAAGAGCGAATCCGGGTGGTGGCAAACTCTTTTGGCCGTGCTGGAAAGGTGCTTCTAAAACCTGGCCGTATTCTTGTGGGAGAGGGCTGCTTGTTGAAGATGTGCAGGCGTGGACCCAAACCCAAAGTGTTCTTCCTATTCAACGACATCTTGGTCTATGGTAGCATCATGGTGCCCGGTCGCTGGAACAATAAGCAGAAGATCATTCCTTTGGAGCAGGTGCAGCAAGAAGATCTGGAAGATGGAATGGCCATGGCCAACCAATGGCTCATCCGAATGCCACACAAGTCTTTCTATGTGTCGGCGGCCTCGCCCGAGGAAAAAACTGCATGGATGGGGCACATTGAGAAGTGCAAAGCCCTCCACGTACAAACCAAGGGCCTCCCCACTGACTGTGTTGCCGAGAAGTTTGCTGCCACCTGGATCCCTGACATGGCTTCAGCCATCTGCATGCGCTGCTCAAAGCGCTTCAGCGTTGCCATTCGGAGGCACCACTGTCGGAGATGCGGCTATATAGTATGTCGAGCTTGCTCAAAGAACCGAGCCTTGCTACCCAACATCTCCTCAAAGCCGGTCAGAATTTGCCAGCACTGCGTGAGTACCACACAAGATGAGCAGAGACAGAAgagaaaaaatgtaaaacactgGAAGAAGAACTCCATAGATGACTCACCAATGCAACCCGAGTTTGAGACGTCCAGCGATGAGGAGCTCGAAGATGAGAGCAGGTACCAGGTGCCCACCAAGTGGTTCAACAACCAGGTGGAGAATGAGGATTACTCCCAATACAGCTTCATAAAGCCGGAGCACATTAATCCTCCTGTTAATTAA